Part of the Bos indicus isolate NIAB-ARS_2022 breed Sahiwal x Tharparkar chromosome 6, NIAB-ARS_B.indTharparkar_mat_pri_1.0, whole genome shotgun sequence genome is shown below.
TTCCCTCTTTTGAGTTAACTACTCCTGTAGGGGAAGAAACGTTTCGATGATAGCGAGACACACAACAAGGTCTTCTAAATGTGTCTCTACCCACTGTGAAAAGTCATGGTaatcttttaaattgttttatttttggagagTGAAAACACAGTAAAGTGGAATCATACTAATGAGACAAAATGCATAAacatattattttgttaaaaaaaatatatatatatattaagaggTTTTAGGTCAGTGAAATTACTCTTTGtgatattataatgatggatatatATTATCATACATTTGTCCAACCCCCAAAAATATAcaacaccaaggctgtatattgtcaccctgcttatttagcttatatgcagagtacatcatgagaaacgttgggctggaagaagtacaagctggattcaagattgccagaagaaatatcaataacctcagatatgcagatgacaccaccattatggcagaaagtgaagaagaactaaagagcctcttgacgaaagtgaaagaggagagtgaaaaagttggcttaaagctcaacattcagaaaactaagatcatggcatctggtcccaacacttcatggcaaatagatggggaaacagtggctgactttattttttgggggctccaaaatcactgcagatggtgattgcagccatgaaattaaaaaacgcctagtcgttggaaggaaagttatgactaacctagacagcatattaaaaaacagagacattattttgtccacAGAGGcatgtctagtcaagggtatggtttttccagtagtcatgtatggatgtgagagttggactataaagaaagctgagcaccgaagaactgatgcttttgaactgtggtgttggagaagagtcttgagagtcctttggactgcaaggatatccaaccagtccatcctaaagatcagtcctgggtgttcattgaaagaactgatgttgaagctgaaactccaaaactttggccacctgatgcaaagaactgactcatttgaaaagaccctgatgctgggaaagattgaaggcaggaggagaaggggacaacagagaatgagatggttgtatcgtatcatcgactcgatggacatgggtttgggtggagtccgggagttggtgatggacagggaggcctggtgtgctgaggttcatggggttgagaagagtagaacatgactgagcaactgaactgaactgcaagcTACTTATTCTGTACTTAGAAAAGAACACCTGTTCTCCAAATTCTATGGAGTAAATCAGTGGTttattcttgtttagttgctaactcatatctgactctcttgcaatcccagggactgtagcccaccaggctcctctgtccatgggatttcccaggcaagaatatttgggTAGGTTgtgatttctttctccaggggatattccttaTCCAGGaatgaaactgcatctcctgcattggcaggcagattttttaccactgagtcaactAGAATCTCAAATCTATGGTACACGTTTCAAATTCATCCTGGAGTTCTATAATATGTGGGACATAGTGACATTAATttttttgtggtgttggagaatactctggagggtcccttgaactgcaaggagatccaaccagtccattttagaggagatcagccctgggtgttctttggaaggaatgatgctaaaactaaattccagtactttggccacctcatgtgaagagttgactcattggaaaagactctgatgctgggagggattgggggcaggaggagaaggggatgatagaggatgagatagctggatggcatcactgactcgatggacatgagtctgggtgaactcctgaagttggtgatggacagggaggcctggagtgctgtgattcatggggttgcaaagagtcggacacgactgagcagctgaactgaaatgaactgaaacctaagaaaaatgttcaattaaaggtaatattgtttaaaaacaatttagttcagttcagtcactcagttgtgtccaactctttgcaaccccatgaatcgcagcacgccaggcctccctgttcttcaccaactccaggagttcactcactctcaagtccatcgagtcagtgatgctatacagccatctcttcctctgtcatccccttctcctcctgcccccaatccctcccagcatcagagtcttttccaatgagtcaactcttcatttgaggtggccaaagtactggagtttaagctttatccttccaaagaacacccaggactgatctcttttaggatacactgattggatctccttgcaatccaagggactctcaagagtctgctccaacaccacagttcaaaagcatcaattcttcagcacgcagccttcttcacagtccaactctcacatccatacatgaccacaggaaaaaccatagacttgactagacggacctttgttggcaaagtgatatctctgcttttgaatatgctacctaggttggtcataactttccttccaaggagtgtcttttactttcatggctgcagtcaccatctgcagtgattttggagccccaaaaaataaagtctgacactgtttccactgtttccccatctatttcccatgaagtgatgggaccagatgccatgatcttcattttctgaatattgagctttaagccaactttttcactctccactttcactttcatgaagagatttttagttcctcttcactgtctgccataagggtggtgtcatctgcatatctgaggttattgatatttctcccggcaatcctgattccagcttgtgtttcttccagcccagcgtttctcaggatgtacactgcatataagttaaataagcaggatgacaatatacagccctgatgtactccttttcctatttggaacaagtctgtttttccatgtccagttctaactgttgcttcctgacctgcatgcagatttctcaagaggcagatcaggtggtctggtattcccatctctttcagaatttcccacagtttactgtgatccacacagttaaagcctttggcatagtcaataaagcagaaatagatgtgtttttttttgaactctcttgctttcttgatgatccagcggatgttggcaatttgaactctagtttctctgtcttttctagaaccagcttgaacatctggaagttcatggttcacccattgctgaagcctggcttggagaattttgagcattaccttactagcatgtgagatgagtgcaattgtgtggtagtttgatcattctttcgcattgcctttctttgggattggaattaaaactgactttttccagtcctgtggccactgctgagttttccaaatgtgctggcatattgagtgcagcacttacacagcatcatcttttagaatttgaaatacctcaactggaattccatcatctccactagctttgttcatactgatgctttctaaggcccactcgacttcacattccaggatgtctgtgtctaggtcagtgatcacaccatcgagattatctgggtggtgaagatcttttttgtacagttcttctgtgtattcttgtcacctctttttgatatcttctgcttctgttaggtacataccatttctgtcctttatcgaggccctctttgtatgaaatgttccctttgtatctctaattttcttgaagagatctctagtcttgcccattctgttgttttcctctatttctttgcattgacctctgagaaaggctttcttatctcttcttgctgttctttggaactctgaattcagatgcttatatctttccttttctcctttgcttttcacttctcttcttttcatagccatTTGTAAGgttccccagagagccattttgcttttttgcatttcttttccgtggggacggtcttgattcctgtttcctaTACATtatcatgaacctcagtccatagttcatcaggcactctatctatcagatctaggcccttaaatctatttctcacttccattgtataatcataagggacttgatttatgtcatacctcaatggtctagtggttctccctactttcttgaatttcagtctgaatttggtaataaggaattcgtgatctgagccacagtcagctcctggtcttgtttttcttgactgtatagggcttttccatctttggctgcaaagaatgtaaccaatctgattttggtgttgaccatctggtgatgtccatgtgtagagtcttctcttgtgtttttggaagagggtacttgctatgaccagtgcattttcttttctttttttaaattttatttgatttttaaactttacaaattgtattagttttgccaaatatcaaaatgaatccaccacaggtatacatgtgttccacatcctgaaccctcctccctcctccctccccataccatccctctgggtcatcccagtgcactagccacaagcatccagtattgtgcatcgaacctggactggcaactcatttcatacatgatattatacatgtttcaatgccattctcccaaatcatctcaccctctccctctcccacagagtccataagactgttctatacatcagtgtctcttttgctgtctcgtacacagggttattgttagcatctttctaaattccatatatatgcattagtatactgtattggtgtttttctttctggcttacttcactctgtataataggctccagtttcatccacctcattagaactgattcaaatgtattctttttaatggctgagtaatactccattgtgtatatgtaccacagctttcttatccattcatctgctgatggacatctaggttgcttccatgtcctggctattataaacagtgctgcgatgaacattggggtacacgtgtgtctttctcttctggtttcctcagtgtgtatgcccagcagtgggattgctggatcataaggcagttctagttccagttttttaaggaatctccacactgttctccatagtggctgtactattttgcattctcaccaacagtgtaagagggttcccttttctccacaccctcaccagtgcattttcttggcaaaactctattagtttttgccctgattcattccaaATTCATTCCAAATttcattccaaggccaaatttgcctgttactccaggtgtttcttgacttcctacttttgcattccagtcccctataatgaaaaggacatcttttgggggtgttagttctaaaaggtcttcacagaaccgttcaaatTCATCTTCTTCAgtattgctggttggggcataggcttggattactgtggtattgaatggtttgccttggaaacgaacagagatcattctgtcgtttttgagattgcatccaactactgcatttcggactcttttgttgaccataatggccactccatttcttctgagggattgctgcccacagtagtagatataatggtcatctgagttaaattcccccattccagtccatttgagttcgctgattcctagaatgtcgacgttcactcttgccatctcttgtttgaccacttccaattttccttgattcatggatctgacattccaggttcctatacaatattgctctttacagcattggaccttgcttctatcaccagtcacatccacagttgggtattgtttttgctttggctccatcccttcattctttctggagttatttctccactgatctccaatagaatattgggcacctactgacctggggagttcctctttcagtaaaTACACTTAAGtaacaataaatatatacatttaatttcCATTCAGTAGATTAGAAACACCAACTATGTGAATTAAGAGAGGCCACTGAGTCTTTTGTTCTATGCATGATAAACTTTTTCCTGCACATACACATCTTCAATacatttcagttgcttagtcatgtctgactctttgaaaccccatggcctatagcacgacaggcctccctgtccatcaccaactcccagagtttacccaaactcatattcattgagttggtaatgctatccaaccatctcatgtccatcgtccccttctcctcccgcctttaatctttcccagcatctgagtcttttccagtgagtcagcttttctcatcaggtggccaaaatattggagtttcaacatcacttcttccaatgaacactcaggactgatctcctttaggatagactggttggatctcattgcagtccaagggactctcaagagtcttctccaacaccacagttcaaaagcagaaattctttggcattcagctttctttatagtccaactctcacatccaaacatgactactggagaaaccatagtctTGCTAggcagacctttattggcaacgtaatatctctgcttttaatatgctgtctaggctgtttacaactttccttccaaggagtaagtgtcttttattttcatggttgcagtcaccatctgcagtgattttggagcccccaaaaaataaagtctgacactgtttccactgtttccccatctatttcccatgaagtgatgggaccagatgccatgatcttagtatcctgaatgttgagcttaaagccaactttttcactatcctttttcactttcagcaagaggctctttagtccttcttcactttctgccacaagggtggtgtcatctgcttatcttaggttattggtatttctcacagcaatcttgattccagcttttgtttcatctagcccagggtttctcattaTGCACTCtgaatataagctaaataagcagggtgaaaatataaaggcttgacacactccttttcctatttggaacaagtctgttgttccatgtccagttttaactgttgcttcctgacctgcatacagatttctcagaggcaggtcaggtggtctggtattcccatctctttcagaattttccacagttttctgtgatccacacagtcaaaggctttggcatagtcaataaggcagatgtagatttttttctgaaactgtcttgcttttttgatgatccagcggatgttggcaatttgatctctggttcctctgccttttctaaaagcagcttgaacatctggaacttcacagttcacatactattgaagcctggcttggagaattttgagcattactttgctagtgtgtgagatgagggcaatagtgcagtagtttgagcattctttgacatttcctttctttgggattgaaatgaaaactgacctttccagtcctgtggccactggtgagttttccaaatgtgctgcattgagggcagcactttcacagcatcatctttcaggatttgaaatagctcaactggaattccatcacgtccactagctttgttcataatgatgcttcctaaggcccacttgacttcgcattccagggtgtctggctctaggtgagtgatcacaccatcgtgctcatctgggtcattaagctgttttttgtacagttcttctgtgtattcttgtcacctcttcttaatatcttctgcttgtgttatgtccatactatttctgtcctttatcgagcccatctttgcatgaaatgttcccctggtatctctaactttgttgaagagatctctagtcttgcccattctattattttcctctatttctttgcattgatcactgacaaAGGTTTCATTATCTCTTTGCTCTTCttgggaactctgtattcaaatgggtatatctttccttttctcctttgctttttgcctctcttcttttcacagctatttgtaaggcctcctcagagagccctTTTGcttccttgcatttctttttcttggggatggtcttcaaacctgtatcctgtacaatgtcttgaacctctatccacagttcatcaggcactgtttctatcagatctaggcccttaaatctatttcccacttccactgtacaatcgtaagggatttcatttaggtcatatctgaatagtctagtggttttccctactttcttcaatttaagtctgaatttggcaataaggagttcatgatctgagccacagtcagcttctggtcttgttttttgcagactgtgtagagcttctccattgttggctgcaaaaaatataatgaatctaattttggtgttgaccatctggtgatgcccatgtgtagagccttctcttgtgttgttggtagaggttgtttgctatgatcagtgcattcctTTGGCAAGACTCCGTTAGCATTTGCCcattcttcattctgtacttcaaggccaaatatgcctgttactccaggtgtttcttgacttcctacttttggattccagtcccctataatgaaaaggatatctttttcacatgttagttctaaaaggtcttgtaggtctccatagtaccattcaaattcagcttcttcccattactggctggggcatagacttggattaccatgataaaAATACACAAGACACCACTATTAATCTCACAAGAAGATCATTACCATCTAGTCATAACTGCCTAAGAATATTCTTGAAAAGAGAGGCATATTCTCCCTCATCTGGCCCCCCAGCAAATTTCCCAAAACCTTTACTACTTGTCTGTACCTGCCCATCACCTGGTTGCTCTAACTATAACTTATCTGTCCCCAGAGGTCAAGGTCTCCCCAGCAGATCTTTTTCAGTGACATTTTTTCTTCACAACTTACATATCTCAATATTCGACAGGAGATGTTGTCACCCCCTTAGTCTTTGTTGCTACATTATCCAGAAAGCCAGCAtggcctttttctttctttggaataCTAGTCCTCAAAGGTAGTGACCTCAGTATTCTTTACCATGATATGATGCTTGGtagtagtggtttagtcgctaagtcatgttggactcttgtgaccccatgaattgtagcttgccaggctcctctgtccttggaatttcccaggcaagaatactggagtgagttgccatttccttctctaggggatcttcctggactagggatcaattccacatctcctgtatggcaggtggattcttttctgctgagccaccagggaatccctgataTGATGGTTAGATAACTAGAGTTTGCTTTCCTGTTTATAACAGGCATTAGATTGCCTTCATTTTTGTGTCCTAAAAGACTTTTGCTGATGTTAAATAACTTCTGTCCTGTGCTTCTTATCTACGATTCTGCTCTCAGTTGAGTCactagtttcttcaattttacCTGGGTGATTTAAGTACCCCAATGATTTTGTATATCTATGTCTTAGCTCTGGCTGTTGTCTTAAAATCCAGGGATTGGGtagcttaaataaaatataaatttatttaccatAGCTCTagagatggtagagaatcctAGACCAAGATTCTGGCCAATTGGTTCTTGGTGAGAGCTCTTTTTCTGGCTTGCACATGGCTGGCTTTTTGATGTACCTTAATAGAGAGCACAAGCTCTTTAGTCTCATTTTATAAGGGCACTCATTCTGTCATTAGAACCCCATTTTCATGACTTCACATAAATTGAATTGCTTCCTTAAAATTCCATCTCCAATCACGATCACATAAGGGCTTCAACTTATGAATTTTGGAAAGGACCAAGACATTCAGTCCATAATCACTTATTAATATATAACTCTACAAAGTTAATTTAAAGAGGCAGTCAACCACCTTATATCTAGCAAATTCTAGCTTTAACCTACACTCTCCAGAAACACAAACCTGCTTATAATCCCTGTACTCAAAACCGACTGTTTGTAGGTTGTATCCTTCATAATTTTGTTCCCGTCCCTCTGTAAATGCCATTCCTCATCACCTGACCTTTACATATACAATATCTACTCTGCTTTAAAACTCAGATCCCTCATACTGAAAACCTTTCATTGCTATTTATATCTTGTCTTCCAGACTAGGTAAGGTGAATCTGCTACTATGACTTGTCTCGTATTAAGATTTATATTTGCAGTGTCCAGCACCCAAACTCAACTGATGGTTAGTAAAACAATGCATGAAAGCCCAtgagatatttttgttgttgttgttgatcccAAGGTACAAAGAGagccaaggagaaaaaaaataatgacaaaaataatgGGCTAGGTAATAATGAGCTAGGATTAGTTACTCTTCAATTAATGCTGCCCACTTCTTCCTTGTCTCTTATTTCATTGGGGGTGGCAATGTTCCATGTGCCAGGGTATGAAACATATTTGCTCTGTCACTTGCCAGTAATTAGCATATGAGTGAGCATATGACACATGCTTGGCATTTAATTATGGGAAGTGGATGTAGGTCTTCCAGGCATGACTTTCTTCTCCAagcaaaacagataaacaatccTTTCCATCTTTCTGTTTCAATAACTGAAACAAAGAAATGGTACTCAGAGGCTACTGCAGTTTTCTTATaaccaaaattaataaataaaaatagaccaGAGAAGTGAATATGGAGAACTTATTTGTTCAAGTGTTGTATCAGGTCTGGAATTTCCTAGCATGGACTACCTGtaacatggaaatgcaaatttctattatttaacaTACTTCAAGTCAAGTATCTTTTCTTGCAATGAAATGGGTCCTATGTGACTCAAATGGACCTCAAGTAATAGATTTTCACCTGTTAAGAAGGACATCTGGACAGAGATATTTCCTCCTGTTAGGTCCCCTTTTACCTGGCTTTCAGAAGCAACATTGGAATTGGAGGTCTTAGGTACAGATTTTCCAGAATGTTGCCCATTTTATTTAGGCTTTTATAGGGACTTTGTACTTTGTTTCCAGCAAATACTAtcttttaataataatgataagttTCTATTGCCAACCAAGGAATTTCTTCCCTTTGCCTTCCTACAACAGGAGTTCATTTCTCTGAGAAAGTGGTGCAGGGCAAGTCCTTGCACTCACTGATAAATGGTTGCAGAGGCATGACCAATGAAATAGATAATACAATCAAACCACTGTTTGATTAAAATACTATTAAGGACCAcagtattttaaatagcttacTATTTCTCTTCAGAAGAGGTCAACTATCCCAATACCTATGATAAAGGACAACTTTCTTCCTTTGAAGGAACTCTATTTTTTATTAAGCACCCAGCATTGATAGAAAGtaccttttccctctccttttgctCACATTATGATGCCCTCATGTTCTTAACAAATCCCCCTGCTAAAAACCTCATCCCCTGCAAAGGAGAAGGTTTTCTCATTAtagagataaatattaataataaaaggtAATACataacatctttaaaataaaacatgtatcAGTGAATATTGCTAAATATATTGCAATAATAGAAGTGAGCCTTTTGGATAGGacacatttgctttttttcttttttttttaggacacattttctgttttgaaaacagACTACCTAAGGCACCACTATTGATAACTTTTTTGTAATTTTAGGTATTGCTTAATTACAACATAAAGAATACTGTTAGAAAATGCTCCTGctttcaaaaatctttttatatCTTATATGCTTTATGTCTGACTTTTGAGAATTTTAAAGGCAGGATATATGTTGTTAATTATTGTTTATTTAGGCAGAAGACCTGACTCTTCAGAGTGACTAACAATATAGATTACAGATATACAGTgtttcaagatattttaaaagacatattcaatgtacaaatatgtttttattactTCTTTCCACTACTAGTGCTGCtattttagtcattaagtcatgtctgactctgtgaccccatgaactgaagctcaccagactcttctgtccatgggatttcctaggcaggaatattggagtggggagccatttccttctccagggaatcttccccactcagggatcaaacctgcgtctcctgcattggcagatggatttttacttctgagccaccaatagAGCCCTCTTTCTACTATAGACaactaatactttaaaaataattacataacaATGCTCTAAAGAGCATTTATCAAAGATGAGAAGTATGCATTTAAAACaaactttgaatttaaaaataaaaaggcaatatGCTTTactaacatttaatattttgactGATAATGACACGTTTTCTGAGACCATATCTACCAGAATGTCATGTGTGATGCTCAGAATAGGTTATATCCTTAAGGAAGTGTAAAGTTCCATGAGGTAGTAGGTGAAAATTGTACCATCTATAGCTTCTTTTCTCTCATTGTGTTTTGACAAAGTACAGTATACATATGCCAGATTAACATGATTTATATGTTATAACGGCTAGCTTAAGCTACATAAATCTTGAAAATGAATAACGACCTAAGGGTCTTAAAATATTCTTGTAAGgaaacagcttattaaaaatagCACCAGTGATTCAAACACAATGAGAAAAAAGC
Proteins encoded:
- the LOC139183491 gene encoding LOW QUALITY PROTEIN: craniofacial development protein 2-like (The sequence of the model RefSeq protein was modified relative to this genomic sequence to represent the inferred CDS: deleted 1 base in 1 codon) — translated: MTPNRLHIFCEVKWTPLEVGCPREDTMNLKIVEAVYTVVTGELEHPDQYPYIDSWTLTCPPPSVPPGLEADLMPKPGPGEVPAAASVISPALVEIVELPFRQAPIPAMETSGQRPQDSTSAGSPGLYPPLVGLLCENPHVTTENLHVTCHALSPATLLLVGEGGPSHDCKEILEEVYASRPDLRDQPIPDPDWVLYTKVTSLVKQEQQLSGYAVVMKETIVEASSLPSHWSAQRVKLCSNPGPPAVKRFGLLTGIGSDDSSASDLIQQVQCCKEQYCIGTWNVRSMNQGKLEVVKQEMARVNVDILGISELKWTGMGEFNSDDHYIYYCGQQSLRRNGVAIMVNKRVRNAVVGCNLKNDRMISVRFQGKPFNTTVIQAYAPTSNTEEDEFERFCEDLLELTPPKDVLFIIGDWNAKVGSQETPGVTGKFGLGMKFGMNLNESGQKLIEFCQENALVRVKENALVIASTLFQKHKRRLYTWTSPDGQHQNQIGYILCSQRWKSPIQSRKTRPGADCGSDHEFLITKFRLKFKKVGRTT